A section of the Trichomycterus rosablanca isolate fTriRos1 chromosome 6, fTriRos1.hap1, whole genome shotgun sequence genome encodes:
- the obsl1a gene encoding obscurin-like protein 1a codes for MDVFGGAPRVLGYPRPVLVKSGSDAVLKCQIGGDPKPDVIWERKNEPIVPGGRYCFTEDNKAYTLFISEVTLEDAGQYICRAKNSIGETYAAATLKVEENQDVQLIYPLQEQQEIKVISPEQEIMTVRQQTEKNADPFQDKKPRFLIKPLSLRVDRGEDAAFSCKLSSGPFSVVVWEKDSKQLSEIYESSHYCINQQDGGWFQLRIFQTRAPDGGVYTCKAVNEYGEAVVGAMLLVECVPEKHGRSHLNGYANGHSSSQQNDRYSREKQSHEKDRSSREKQLNVAKAKKFTITEGKHAKFRCYVTGKPKPEIVWKKDGESIAPGRRHLMFEDREGYYTLKVLYCKQQDSGLYVCAASNALGNTLSVVQLFVKGPPVRFKRALQDVEVRERDVAILECEVPEDSIPAAWYLEDQRLQPGSKYGIEQKGTRRRLTIRDVGVDDDGVYLCEMPDGGRSIAELAVKGPIVKKLPRRLEVLEGENAAFCVEVEHEDMEVFWFKDGLQLFETHQTIIKSFGKTHILVFVNTSYQDSGTVVCVAGKSRTSCKLRIKTMRHCPPICPVGVQMNADCQNSVVLSWSPSPNLQNSTKSVYVVEFQEVGSQEWQRCFTTETGTSAEILGDNVPCEGDYHFRICCVNKYGKSGHVEFPKAVHLVPGPKIKTQLKNAVVLEGEDAVFTIELSNAQTGTWFLNSTQLQHSECFRISQSKNLHTLCFCRTLSVYNGAEITFIANGVRDSAVLTVQAAVMKFIPLSEADRNKRVEAGNPIVLYCEVSNPVADVCWFKDGQKLHPEEGINIQSDGNMRRIVIQSSEYFHSGTYTCQTNGDVITFIVDIQGPPVSFKDASMEEKQKTTMELDPVVLHCELSRPDATARWFKDGVEILQNDNITIQAKGTMRRLIIRSAQLADAGSYTCQAGEHSMPFTVSIKEPPLMIVDPKDDVCIERCVSEEIILNCELSRSNGEVCWFKDGLKIQETENVLPKAEGPYRRLTILCASKRDSGEYVCDTGGDSVFFQLSVTEAPVRIISPSESEVEVCILASERLVLSCEISKAEAEVCWYCDGLVVKESDNIILEEDGVYRRLVIPQATTDNSGDYVCETTDDSVIFLVKIEEPPVKLTGCKETGSVLQTCSGEAVVLELNVSRENAEVCWIRNGIKLEENSNVSIVADGLVRKLIIHSPTLADSGLYTCNAIDDTMDFQVKITESPLKILKKGEVKTDYKAVLSDDIVLECELSRVNGVVSWYKDGQPIEENERFCFEEEGSFRSLVILCAEQEDSGEYFLDAKDDSITFHVTVQEPPVKILGNSDQHDYQEMVAGDDLILACELSRANAPVQWLFNEKPLVPDSRTYIECYGTLHKLIIADVQPSDCGKYVCDTIDDKMVTIIKVEVPRVVEFLTELHNTTVMEGEKATFKCVVSPDDVQMVWYMDGEIINPSKRFIIEQNGLCHTLTIYNVQLVDSCKITADAEGLVSKASLKVQEAQVLFTKKMDVVMAEEFGEATLETEVNMESGEVQWIRQGVVIQPGPRHTFTHNGCKRCLRITNLSLSDRGTYRCESLHDRTQVKLNVEPRKITVSKGLMDIETFERETATFEVLLSHSDVKGVWQKDGLRIKPNNTIRVSTNGCLHSLTLTNLTIEDTGTIAFSAEGLRTSARLIVKETPVSIIKKLSDVRLEEGSPVTLECELSRQNVDVKWLKNGVELKADKGMRIYSMGRKRCMQIMQSSLGDSGLYTCETGDLSTSCNLEIYERELEIVTDLKDLYIKEDQNAVFMCEVSMEDMPGDWYKNGQKIRPSSTIKTRREGTKHFLLICNVTTDDAGEIKFVSKQVESVANLEVQELPVSIVRPLRDRTALDKHRVILECTVSSPRSEVCWYKGDQELESSERMEIISEDCYHKLVIHQVALEDEGTYSIKVGEHMSTAKLLVEGQSIMLVKELEDIEVRSPEPARFQCEVSVPLMKPPVWSLNGETLQPGADICLENKGNVYSVIFKNTSSEMSGIVKFTTGKAKSTAKLTVL; via the exons ATGGATGTGTTTGGTGGTGCTCCCCGTGTACTTGGTTACCCACGTCCAGTTCTGGTAAAAAGTGGATCAGATGCAGTCCTCAAATGTCAGATAGGTGGAGATCCGAAACCTGATGTAATATGGGAGAGAAAGAATGAACCCATAGTTCCTGGAGGTCGTTACTGCTTTACAGAGGATAACAAAGCTTACACCCTCTTTATCTCAGAGGTAACTTTGGAAGATGCTGGACAGTACATCTGCAGAGCTAAGAACAGCATTGGGGAAACATATGCTGCTGCTACTCTGAAAGTAGAAGAAAATCAAGATGTTCAGCTTATATATCCATTGCAAGAACAACAGGAAATCAAGGTTATTTCACCAGAACAAGAAATCATGACAGTCAGACAGCAGACAGAGAAGAATGCAGATCCATTTCAGGACAAAAAACCTCGGTTCTTGATTAAACCACTTTCTCTGAGAGTAGACCGAGGTGAAGATGCTGCCTTTTCTTGCAAGTTATCAAGTGGACCcttttctgtggttgtgtgGGAAAAAGATAGCAAGCAGCTCAGTGAGATCTATGAGAGCTCACACTATTGCATAAACCAGCAAGATGGAGGATGGTTCCAGCTAAGGATCTTCCAGACAAGAGCCCCAGATGGAGGGGTCTACACTTGCAAGGCAGTTAATGAGTACGGGGAAGCCGTAGTTGGAGCCATGCTGTTAGTTGAATGTGTGCCAGAGAAACATGGCAGAAGCCATCTAAATGGTTATGCCAATGGCCACTCATCTTCACAACAGAATGACAGGTACTCAAGAGAGAAGCAGTCACATGAGAAGGACAGATCCTCAAGAGAGAAGCAACTGAATGTTGCTAAGGCTAAAAAGTTCACCATAACAGAAGGAAAACATGCCAAATTTCGTTGCTATGTGACAGGTAAACCTAAACCAGAGATTGTGTGGAAGAAAGATGGAGAGTCAATAGCACCTGGAAGACGCCACTTAATGTTTGAGGACAGGGAGGGTTACTATACCTTAAAAGTACTTTACTGCAAACAGCAAGACTCTGGGCTCTATGTCTGTGCTGCATCAAATGCACTTGGTAATACACTGAGTGTTGTGCAGCTTTTTGTAAAAG gtcCCCCAGTTAGGTTCAAAAGAGCCCTGCAGGATGTGGAAGTAAGGGAGAGAGATGTTGCCATCCTGGAGTGTGAGGTCCCAGAGGATTCTATACCCGCTGCATGGTACCTGGAAGATCAGAGACTTCAGCCAGGGAGCAAATATGGCATTGAGCAAAAGGGTACGAGACGACGACTGACTATTCGTGATGTGGGGGTGGATGATGATGGAGTCTACTTGTGTGAGATGCCTGATGGTGGGAGGAGCATTGCAGAGCTGGCTGTTAAAG GTCCAATTGTGAAGAAGCTTCCTCGTAGACTTGAGGTGCTGGAAGGCGAGAATGCAGCGTTCTGTGTGGAGGTAGAACATGAGGACATGGAGGTGTTCTGGTTTAAAGATGGTCTGCAGTTATTTGAGACACATCAGACCATTATCAAGTCCTTTGGAAAAACACACATACTGGTTTTTGTCAACACCTCCTACCAAGACTCGGGCACAGTCGTGTGTGTGGCAGGCAAATCAAGGACAAGCTGCAAGCTACGTATAAAAA caATGAGACACTGTCCACCAATATGTCCTGTGGGAGTCCAGATGAACGCAGACTGTCAAAATAGTGTTGTTCTGTCCTGGTCACCCTCTCCAAACCTGCAAAACTCCACCAAATCAGTGTATGTAGTAGAATTCCAAGAGGTGGGCTCTCAGGAATGGCAGCGATGCTTTACCACAGAGACTGGCACCTCGGCTGAAATCCTGGGAGACAATGTGCCATGTGAGGGTGACTATCACTTCCGTATCTGCTGTGTTAACAAATATGGAAAAAGCGGTCATGTGGAGTTCCCCAAAGCGGTGCATCTAG TTCCAGGTCCAAAGATAAAAACTCAGCTGAAGAATGCTGTGGTGCTAGAGGGGGAGGATGCAGTGTTCACTATTGAACTCTCCAATGCTCAAACTGGTACTTGGTTCCTTAATAGCACTCAGCTGCAACACAGCGAGTGCTTTAGGATCAGCCAGTCAAAAAACCTTCACACACTGTGCTTTTGCAGAACATTAAGTGTGTACAATGGAGCTGAGATTACCTTCATAGCCAATGGAGTTCGTGACTCAGCAGTCCTGACTGTACAAG CTGCTGTGATGAAGTTCATCCCTCTGTCAGAGGCAGACAGGAATAAGAGAGTCGAAGCTGGAAACCCCATTGTGTTGTACTGTGAAGTCTCAAACCCTGTAGCTGATGTCTGTTGGTTCAAAGACGGGCAGAAACTTCACCCAGAAGAAGGGATAAACATCCAATCCGATGGAAACATGAGGAGAATTGTTATCCAATCATCAGAATATTTCCACTCTGGAACGTACACCTGCCAGACAAATGGTGATGTCATCACTTTTATTGTGGATATTCAAG GTCCCCCTGTGTCGTTTAAGGACGCTTCAATGGAAGAGAAGCAGAAAACCACTATGGAGCTGGACCCAGTGGTCCTGCACTGTGAGCTTTCCCGACCAGATGCCACTGCTCGCTGGTTTAAAGATGGTGTGGAGATTCTCCAGAATGATAATATCACCATTCAGGCTAAGGGGACCATGCGCAGGCTAATCATCCGGTCAGCACAACTGGCTGATGCTGGCAGTTACACATGCCAAGCAGGAGAACACTCGATGCCCTTTACTGTTAGTATTAAAG AGCCACCATTAATGATCGTGGACCCGAAAGATGATGTCTGCATTGAACGCTGTGTCTCAGAGGAGATCATACTGAACTGTGAGCTTTCTCGCTCAAATGGGGAGGTGTGTTGGTTCAAAGATGGACTGAAAATTCAGGAGACCGAGAATGTTCTGCCCAAAGCTGAGGGCCCGTACAGGAGACTGACCATCCTTTGTGCCTCTAAAAGGGACTCAGGAGAATATGTGTGTGACACAGGTGGAGATTCAGTTTTCTTCCAGCTCAGTGTTACAG AGGCTCCAGTTCGCATTATATCTCCAAGCGAGTCCGAGGTGGAGGTGTGCATTCTGGCTTCAGAAAGGCTTGTCCTAAGCTGTGAGATCTCAAAGGCGGAGGCTGAAGTTTGCTGGTACTGTGATGGCTTGGTGGTGAAAGAAAGTGATAATATCATACTAGAGGAAGATGGGGTCTACCGCAGGCTGGTAATACCTCAAGCCACCACAGATAATTCAGGAGATTACGTGTGTGAAACAACAGACGACTCTGTGATTTTCTTGGTGAAGATAGAag AGCCCCCTGTAAAACTCACCGGCTGTAAGGAGACAGGCAGTGTTCTTCAGACCTGTAGTGGTGAAGCTGTGGTGCTGGAGTTAAATGTTTCTCGTGAGAATGCAGAGGTGTGCTGGATAAGGAATGGAATAAAGCTGGAAGAGAACAGTAATGTCTCTATTGTAGCAGATGGTCTTGTTCGAAAATTAATCATTCACTCACCAACCCTTGCAGACTCTGGCCTTTATACATGCAATGCTATTGATGACACAATGGACTTTCAAGTGAAGATTACTG AGTCTCCACTAAAAATCCTTAAGAAAGGTGAAGTTAAGACAGACTACAAGGCTGTCTTGTCTGATGACATTGTGTTGGAATGTGAGCTGTCCAGAGTAAATGGGGTTGTCAGCTGGTACAAAGATGGCCAGCCTATTGAAGAAAATGAGCGCTTCTGTTTCGAAGAAGAGGGGTCTTTCAGATCTCTAGTTATCCTCTGTGCTGAGCAGGAGGATTCTGGGGAATATTTTCTAGAtgcaaaagatgacagcattacATTTCATGTTACTGTACAAG AGCCTCCTGTGAAGATTCTGGGTAACTCTGACCAGCATGACTACCAGGAAATGGTAGCAGGGGACGACCTGATCCTGGCATGTGAGCTGTCACGAGCAAATGCACCAGTTCAATGGCTTTTTAATGAGAAGCCTTTGGTCCCTGATTCCAGAACATACATTGAGTGCTATGGCACACTACACAAACTCATTATAGCTGATGTCCAGCCCTCCGACTGTGGGAAATACGTTTGTGATACCATAGATGACAAAATGGTGACCATAATTAAAGTTGAAG TGCCTCGTGTGGTGGAATTCCTCACAGAACTCCACAACACAACGGTAATGGAAGGTGAAAAAGCTACATTCAAGTGTGTGGTGTCTCCTGATGATGTTCAAATGGTCTGGTACATGGATGGAGAGATAATCAATCCCAGCAAGCGTTTCATTATTGAGCAGAATGGCCTTTGTCACACACTAACCATCTACAACGTTCAGTTAGTAGACTCTTGCAAGATTACTGCAGATGCTGAAGGACTTGTGTCCAAAGCTAGCCTGAAGGTGCAGG AGGCTCAGGTACTCTTCACTAAGAAGATGGATGTGGTGATGGCTGAGGAGTTTGGAGAAGCGACCCTAGAGACAGAAGTAAACATGGAGTCAGGGGAAGTTCAGTGGATAAGGCAGGGCGTTGTGATCCAACCTGGTCCGCGTCACACATTCACCCACAATGGATGCAAGAGATGCCTTAGGATCACCAATCTGAGCCTGTCTGACCGCGGAACCTACCGCTGTGAGAGTCTCCATGATCGCACACAGGTCAAACTCAATGTGGAGC ccAGGAAGATCACAGTTAGCAAGGGGCTGATGGATATCGAAACATTTGAAAGAGAAACAGCCACATTCGAGGTGCTGCTGTCCCATTCAGATGTGAAGGGTGTTTGGCAGAAGGATGGATTGAGGATTAAGCCCAACAATACAATACGAGTCAGCACCAATGGATGTTTGCACAGTCTTACACTGACCAACCTCACCATAGAGGACACGGGCACCATCGCATTTTCTGCTGAGGGGCTCAGGACCTCTGCCCGACTGATCGTCAAAG AGACACCAGTGTCAATAATAAAGAAACTATCAGATGTCAGGCTTGAGGAGGGCTCACCAGTCACACTGGAGTGTGAGCTGTCCAGACAAAATGTGGATGTCAAATGGTTGAAG AATGGAGTGGAACTTAAAGCAGATAAAGGCATGAGGATCTACTCGATGGGTCGTAAGCGTTGTATGCAGATCATGCAGAGCAGTCTTGGTGACTCCGGTCTCTACACATGTGAAACTGGTGACCTGAGTACATCTTGCAACCTCGAGATCTATG AACGGGAGTTGGAGATTGTCACTGATCTGAAAGATCTGTACATTAAAGAAGACCAGAATGCTGTGTTTATGTGTGAAGTGTCCATGGAGGACATGCCTGGAGACTGGtacaagaatgggcaaaaaatcCGGCCTAGCAGCACCATCAAAACTCGCAGAGAGG GGACAAAGCACTTCCTCCTAATATGCAATGTTACAACAGACGATGCTGGAGAGATCAAATTTGTCTCCAAGCAAGTTGAATCAGTTGCAAACCTCGAGGTTCAAG AATTACCAGTGAGCATAGTGCGACCACTTAGGGACCGTACTGCACTGGACAAGCATCGAGTTATCCTAGAGTGCACCGTGTCTTCCCCTCGCTCTGAGGTTTGCTGGTACAAAGGTGATCAGGAGCTGGAATCATCAGAGCGCATGGAGATCATCAGTGAGGATTGCTACCATAAGCTGGTCATTCACCAGGTGGCACTGGAAGACGAGGGCACGTATAGCATCAAGGTGGGGGAACACATGTCTACAGCCAAACTGCTGGTGGAAG GACAATCCATAATGCTGGTAAAGGAGCTGGAGGACATTGAGGTGCGCTCTCCAGAACCAGCTAGGTTTCAGTGTGAGGTGTCAGTGCCCCTTATGAAACCTCCCGTGTGGAGCCTTAATGGAGAAACGCTGCAACCAGGAGCTGATATTTGTTTAGAGAACAAAGGAAATGTCTACAGTGTcatatttaaaaacaccagctcGGAAATGAGCGGAATAGTCAAGTTCACCACAGGGAAAGCCAAAAGCACTGCCAAACTGACAGTGCTGTAG